In the Helianthus annuus cultivar XRQ/B chromosome 11, HanXRQr2.0-SUNRISE, whole genome shotgun sequence genome, one interval contains:
- the LOC110888362 gene encoding FK506-binding protein 5-like: MQLTPSSSGKGLHIPHDNLEDIGDFGIANDEQVKKLEKKMDGVLNENKKLAADNKKVSDREKILEIRVKRLESDNKELLKKIDSDQSEIDILKVRVAELEEEKARRDEQNEYFKMKNKELEAAKAFRDHEFYMLNKVVESMLGTTVEQKFEELQVEELRAQRQAVIDEQMKDKGKGVEGSSAVTERSIVPSMVVENPEPISAISGLFEEDTHLEELIGDDDEEDDDDEDEEEEGDDDEDDDDEKVFSASSHGSDNDDDDAQGGTGLKVTEASTEKNIDDLMNDSVNEESGGAEGKGESSDVQNVQQAEKLILRLDTYREEGGHFHTYTLEAIKELTRMVNPDFKFDFEEELNAFDINQQPEYEYKYVEEADMYDRVEVEDWTDDESVSEDTSQLPTLMEFFTEENRDELRRKVSEILKDKNFDGTPKDMEKEEKKRWFKDSHERKFKRPLKYYQRDRSVSLGDIISWGFLPQVNAYAIRRECGVQYFEYLYDVMSLPWWDVEELSKVRTLDYPVRKNDIPMWGYIKFEALKEFHHWKPHYPKRVRRVNPETGVEETILNVKKPKTMKTIPVPPME; the protein is encoded by the coding sequence ATGCAACTAACACCTAGTTCTTCTGGCAAAGGTCTTCACATTCCTCATGATAATCTTGAAGACATTGGAGATTTCGGCATTGCCAACGATGAACAAGTGAAGAAGTTGGAGAAGAAGATGGATGGAGTATTAAATGAGAACAAAAAGTTAGCTGCTGATAACAAGAAAGTTTCTGATCGTGAGAAAATTCTTGAGATACGTGTGAAAAGGCTGGAGTCTGATAACAAAGAGTTGTTGAAGAAGATTGACTCTGATCAATCAGAGATAGATATCTTGAAAGTGAGagttgctgagcttgaagaagaaAAAGCTCGAAGAGATGAACAAAATGAATACTTCAAGATGAAAAACAAAGAGTTAGAAGCGGCAAAGGCATTTAGAGATCATGAATTCTATATGTTGAACAAAGTCGTTGAAAGTATGCTTGGAACGACAGTTGAACAAAAGTTTGAAGAGTTACAAGTTGAAGAACTCAGGGCACAACGTCAAGCAGTAATAGATGAACAGATGAAAGATAAAGGTAAAGGCGTGGAAGGTAGTTCTGCTGTGACAGAAAGATCAATTGTTCCTTCCATGGTTGTTGAGAATCCTGAACCTATATCTGCTATATCTGGTCTTTTTGAGGAAGATACACATCTTGAAGAGTTAattggtgatgatgatgaagaagatgatgatgatgaagatgaggaAGAAGagggtgatgatgatgaagatgacgatgatgagaAAGTCTTCTCGGCGAGCAGTCATGGTTCTGATAACGATGACGACGATGCTCAGGGTGGTACGGGATTGAAAGTAACTGAAGCTTCCACTGAGAAAAATATTGATGATCTGATGAATGATTCTGTGAATGAAGAATCAGGGGGAGCTGAGGGAAAGGGGGAGTCGAGTGATGTTCAGAATGTTCAACAAGCCGAAAAGTTAATTTTGAGGTTGGATACTTACAGAGAAGAAGGTGGACATTTTCATACGTACACGTTGGAAGCAATAAAAGAACTGACGCGTATGGTGAATCCTGatttcaaattcgattttgaGGAAGAATTGAATGCCTTCGACATCAATCAACAGCCTGAATATGAgtataagtatgttgaagaggctgaCATGTATGACAGAGTTGAAGTTGAAGATTGGACGGATGATGAGAGTGTTAGTGAAGATACTTCACAGTTGCCTACACTGATGGAGTTCTTTACAGAAGAGAACCGAGATGAGTTGAGAAGAAAAGTTTCtgagattttgaaagataagAACTTTGATGGCACTCCCAAAGACatggaaaaggaagaaaagaaaaggtgGTTCAAAGACAGTCACGAAAGGAAGTTCAAAAGACCGTTAAAGTACTATCAACGTGATCGAAGTGTGTCTCTCGGTGACATCATCAGCTGGGGTTTCTTACCTCAAGTGAATGCTTACGCAATCAGGAGAGAATGTGGGGTGCAGTACTTTGAATACTTATATGACGTGATGTCATTACCCTGGTGGGATGTGGAAGAGCTATCTAAAGTCAGAACTTTAGATTATCCGGTACGAAAGAATGATATTCCAATGTGGGGGTATATCAAGTTTGAAGCGTTGAAAGAGTTTCATCATTGGAAACCGCATTACCCTAAGAGAGTGCGGAGGGTAAATCCGGAAACAGGAGTTGAAGAAACGATACTCAATGTGAAAAAGCCAAAGACAATGAAGACTATCCCAGTGCCACCAATGGAGTAG